The following coding sequences lie in one Spinacia oleracea cultivar Varoflay chromosome 1, BTI_SOV_V1, whole genome shotgun sequence genomic window:
- the LOC110775368 gene encoding uncharacterized protein, giving the protein MKGCATLPRPGCSGKYSRVARSSPRSGAPPKGGVNYLRFHGKGRGKGKGSRMRFGTWNIGSLTGRLVEVVEVMRRRRVNILCLQETKWVGNKAREISPWSYKLWYSGKTRGRNGVGILIDREYIDDVVDVSRKSDRIMSIKLVIGDEVVTIVSAYAPQAGLDTSTRQKFWEGLEEVVQCVPRSEKLITGGDLNGHVGSSRDGFESIHCDFGYGERNEAGNAILDFALAYDLEIMNTWFEKRDSHLVTYRSGDITSQIDFFFVRNALRQCYTNCKVIPGESTATQHKLVVLDFRGRSYIRRGRSLVEPRIKWWKLQGEQQRKFVEKVASEGIWIGIWIWI; this is encoded by the coding sequence ATGAAAGGGTGCGCTACACTTCCTAGGCCCGGGTGTAGTGGAAAATATTCAAGGGTTGCTAGGTCGTCGCCAAGAAGCGGCGCGCCACCCAAGGGTGGTGTTAACTATCTAAGGTTTCATGGTAAGGGCAGGGGTAAGGGTAAGGGTAGTAGGATGCGTTTTGGGACTTGGAACATTGGTTCTTTGACAGGGAGATTAGTCGAAGTAGTAGAGGTTATGAGAAGGAGAAGAGTTAACATATTATGTTTGCAGGAGACTAAGTGGGTTGGAAACAAGGCAAGAGAAATATCTCCATGGAGTTATAAGCTTTGGTATTCGGGAAAAACTAGGGGTAGGAATGGGGTAGGTATCCTTATTGACCGAGAATATATTGATGATGTAGTGGACGTGTCCCGAAAGAGTGATCGAATTATGAGTATTAAGCTTGTGATAGGGGATGAAGTTGTAACTATTGTGAGTGCCTATGCACCACAAGCAGGACTAGATACTTCAACTAGACAAAAATTTTGGGAGGGATTAGAAGAAGTGGTGCAATGTGTCCCTAGAAGTGAGAAACTGATCACTGGTGGGGATCTCAACGGACATGTAGGCTCGAGTCGCGATGGATTTGAAAGCATTCATTGTGATTTTGGGTATGGGGAGCGGAATGAAGCGGGAAATGctattttggattttgcattGGCATATGACTTGGAAATAATGAACACTTGGTTTGAGAAAAGAGACTCTCATCTAGTAACCTATAGGAGTGGAGATATTACGAGTCAGATTGACTTCTTTTTTGTAAGGAATGCTTTGAGACAGTGCTACACCAATTGTAAGGTGATTCCGGGTGAGAGTACAGCAACCCAACATAAGCTTGTGGTCCTTGATTTTCGAGGTAGAAGTTATATAAGGAGGGGAAGATCACTAGTGGAGCCTAGGATCAAGTGGTGGAAACTTCAAGGGGAGCAACAACGAAAATTCGTGGAAAAGGTGGCTAGTGAAGGTATTTGGATCGGGATATGGATTTGGATATAG